A genomic stretch from Corvus cornix cornix isolate S_Up_H32 chromosome 9, ASM73873v5, whole genome shotgun sequence includes:
- the LOC104693054 gene encoding syncytin-1-like, with protein sequence MKMMWFKLFFLCLLSAQSVTMIQLWNQNLHAALVQNVSNALHKNSCWICTQMPRINEDNNWPLIGVLMNETNLNNSWEQVTKDYLPVTLSSLIPDQENYKVPCVVVNVTGKVTLPPYCHKTESKIRLVPKAIVGLAQTPWRMVPPQGSGWYWICKNEAWKVLPLDKDRACALGAIIPDITVFDHLKEQSGWRWTNVRRIKTPNNPLVEHPMIFHSAVMAPIPSLEVNELEKAIVNISAIIEHTENQISDAIMASREEVWGLARVILQNRLVLDFLLVSQGGMCRVINTSCCSYIDETGRIKKDLAEIWKQTQILDQVTLEDDSLGFENNNHTLTSQFPKLIWIIQLFILVVFVVSVCIMTWCMFRCCSFWSSLLINVKYKW encoded by the coding sequence ATGAAGATGATGTggtttaaattgttttttctatGTTTACTCTCTGCACAGTCGGTAACAATGATTCAGCTTTGGAACCAAAATTTGCATGCGGCTCTAGTCCAAAATGTGTCCAATGCTCTTCATAAAAACAGTTGTTGGATTTGTACTCAAATGCCAAGAATTAATGAGGATAACAACTGGCCATTAATTGGTGTTTTAATGAATGAGACAAACCTTAACAACAGTTGGGAACAGGTCACTAAGGACTACCTACCTGTAACTCTAAGCAGCTTAATTCCTGATCAAGAAAATTATAAGGTTCCCTGCGTGGTGGTTAATGTCACAGGAAAGGTCACTCTCCCTCCGTATTGTCATAAAACTGAATCTAAAATAAGGCTGGTACCAAAAGCCATAGTAGGATTGGCACAGACACCCTGGAGAATGGTTCCCCCACAGGGTTCAGGATGGTATTGGATATGTAAAAATGAAGCATGGAAAGTTTTGCCCCTTGATAAAGACCGGGCCTGTGCCCTTGGGGCTATAATCCCAGACATAACAGTATTTGATCACCTCAAAGAACAAAGTGGGTGGAGGTGGACTAATGTAAGAAGGATAAAAACACCCAATAATCCCCTTGTTGAGCATCCTATGATTTTCCATAGTGCAGTTATGGCTCCTATTCCTTCTTTAGAAGTAAATGAATTGGAAAAAGCAATTGTTAACATTTCGGCCATTATTGAACATACTGAGAATCAAATTTCAGATGCAATCATGGCCTCACGAGAAGAAGTTTGGGGTTTGGCTCGTGTGATTCTGCAAAACAGACTGGTTCTCGATTTTCTACTGGTCTCACAAGGGGGCATGTGTAGAGTCATTAACACTAGTTGTTGTTCTTATATAGATGAGActggaagaattaaaaaagattTGGCTGAAATTTGGAAACAAACTCAAATTTTAGATCAGGTAACTCTCGAAGACGACTCATTGGGCTTTGAAAATAATAACCATACACTTACTTCACAGTTTCCAAAGCTGATTTGGATAATACAACTGTTCATACTAGTTGTATTTGTAGTTAGTGTCTGCATAATGACTTGGTGTATGTTTCGATGCTGTAGCTTCTGGTCATCTTTATTGATTAATGTTAAATATAAGTGGTAG